Proteins found in one Elephas maximus indicus isolate mEleMax1 chromosome 11, mEleMax1 primary haplotype, whole genome shotgun sequence genomic segment:
- the PPP1R14A gene encoding protein phosphatase 1 regulatory subunit 14A translates to MAAQRLGKRVLSKLQAPSRARGPGGSPGGLQKRHARVTVKYDRRELQRRLDVEKWIDGRLEELYRGREAEMPDEVNIDELLELESEEERSRKVQGLLKSCSKPTEDFVQELLGKLRGLHKQPGHHQPSPSGDSDGRSLSPRQDRARPAPP, encoded by the exons ATGGCAGCGCAGCGGCTGGGTAAGCGGGTGCTGAGCAAGCTTCAGGCTCCATCGCGGGCTCGCGGGCCGGGGGGCAGCCCCGGGGGGCTGCAGAAACGGCACGCTCGGGTCACCGTCAAGTACGATCGGCGGGAGCTGCAGCGGCGGCTGGACGTGGAGAAGTGGATCGACGGGCGCTTGGAAGAGCTGTACCGCGGCCGG GAAGCAGAGATGCCTGACGAGGTCAACATTGATGAATTGTTGGAATTAGAGAGTGAAGAGGAGAGAAGCCGGAAAGTCCAG GGACTCCTGAAGTCCTGCTCGAAGCCTACAGAG GACTTCGTCCAGGAGCTGCTGGGGAAGCTGCGCGGCCTCCACAAGCAGCCGGGCCACCACCAGCCCAGCCCTTCGGGCGACTCGGATGGCCGCAGCCTGAGCCCCCGCCAGGACCGCGCCCGGCCCGCGCCCCCCTGA